The following coding sequences are from one Pseudomonas mendocina window:
- a CDS encoding sigma-54 dependent transcriptional regulator has product MPHILIVEDETIIRSALRRLLERNQYQVSEAGSVQEAQERYSIPTFDLIVSDLRLPGAPGTELIKLAEGTPVLIMTSYASLRSAVDSMKMGAVDYIAKPFDHDEMLQAVARILRDRQEAKNSPASASSSPSRSGNGEKAADNANGEIGIIGSCAAMQELYSKIRKVAPTDSNVLVQGESGTGKELVARALHNLSRRAKAPLISVNCAAIPETLIESELFGHEKGAFTGASAGRAGLVEAADGGTLFLDEIGELPLEAQARLLRVLQEGEIRRVGSVQSQKVDVRLIAATHRDLKTLAKTGQFREDLYYRLHVIALKLPALRERGADVSEIAQAFLVRQYTRMGREPLHFAHDAEQAIRHYSWPGNVRELENAIERAVILCEGTEISADLLGIDIELDDLDDEIFGLPGLPSQPGNSSHEPTEDLSLEDYFQHFVLEHQDHMTETELARKLGISRKCLWERRQRLGIPRRKSGVTSGS; this is encoded by the coding sequence ATGCCACATATTCTTATCGTCGAAGACGAAACCATTATCCGCTCTGCCTTGCGCCGCCTGCTCGAACGTAACCAGTACCAGGTCAGCGAAGCTGGCTCGGTACAGGAAGCTCAGGAGCGCTACAGCATTCCGACCTTCGACCTGATCGTCAGTGACCTGCGCCTGCCCGGCGCGCCCGGTACCGAACTGATCAAACTGGCCGAAGGCACCCCGGTGCTGATCATGACCAGCTATGCCAGCCTGCGCTCGGCAGTGGACTCGATGAAGATGGGCGCGGTCGACTACATCGCCAAGCCCTTTGATCACGATGAGATGTTGCAGGCCGTCGCCCGCATCCTGCGTGACCGTCAGGAAGCCAAGAACTCCCCGGCCAGCGCAAGCAGCAGCCCCTCACGTAGCGGTAACGGCGAAAAAGCCGCCGATAACGCCAATGGCGAAATCGGCATCATCGGCTCTTGCGCCGCCATGCAGGAGCTCTATAGCAAGATTCGCAAGGTCGCCCCCACCGACTCCAATGTACTGGTGCAAGGCGAATCCGGCACCGGCAAGGAACTGGTCGCGCGTGCCCTGCACAACCTATCGCGTCGCGCCAAGGCGCCACTGATTTCGGTGAACTGCGCGGCGATTCCGGAAACCCTGATCGAGTCCGAGCTGTTCGGCCACGAGAAAGGCGCATTTACCGGCGCCAGCGCTGGTCGCGCCGGTCTGGTGGAAGCGGCCGATGGCGGCACATTGTTCCTTGATGAGATCGGCGAGCTGCCACTGGAAGCCCAGGCGCGCCTGCTGCGCGTATTGCAGGAAGGCGAGATTCGCCGGGTCGGCTCGGTACAGTCGCAAAAGGTCGATGTGCGCTTGATCGCCGCGACCCACCGCGACCTCAAGACTCTGGCCAAGACCGGCCAATTCCGTGAAGACCTCTATTACCGCCTGCACGTGATCGCCCTCAAGCTCCCAGCACTCCGCGAGCGCGGCGCCGACGTGAGCGAAATCGCCCAGGCGTTTCTGGTGCGCCAATACACCCGCATGGGCCGCGAGCCGCTGCATTTCGCCCACGATGCGGAACAGGCCATCCGTCACTATTCCTGGCCCGGTAACGTTCGTGAGCTGGAGAACGCCATCGAGCGTGCGGTGATCCTGTGTGAAGGCACGGAGATTTCCGCTGACCTGCTGGGTATCGATATCGAGCTGGACGATCTGGACGACGAAATCTTCGGCCTGCCCGGCCTCCCCAGTCAGCCGGGTAACAGCAGCCATGAGCCGACCGAGGATCTATCCCTGGAGGACTACTTCCAGCACTTCGTGCTCGAGCATCAGGATCACATGACCGAGACCGAGCTGGCCCGCAAGCTGGGCATCAGTCGCAAATGCCTGTGGGAACGCCGTCAGCGCCTGGGCATCCCACGCCGCAAATCCGGTGTGACCAGCGGTTCTTGA
- a CDS encoding polynucleotide adenylyltransferase PcnB, whose amino-acid sequence MLKKLFKSFRSPLRRAARPRSTPEVLGSRQHPLNRNEISRHAISVVERLQKAGYQAYLVGGCVRDLLLDIDPKDFDVATSATPEQVRAEFRNARVIGRRFKLVHVHFGREIIEVATFRANHPQGEEEENSNLAARNESGRILRDNVYGTLEDDAQRRDFTINALYYDPTQEHILDYARGMHDVRNHLVRLIGDPEQRYLEDPVRMLRAVRFAAKLDFDIEKHSAEPIRRLAPMLRDIPSARLFDEVLKLFLTGYAEYTFDLLLEHDLFAQLFPASGEALKRNPEYTEKLIRQALINTDDRVHEGKSVTPAFLFAAMLWPALPARVLHLQGKGMPPIPAMQEAAHELITEQCQRIAVPKRFTIPIREIWDMQERLPRRSGKRADLLLENPRFRAGYDFLLLRELAGEDTGGLGEWWTEYQDANDSQRRQMIRDLAGKPEAAGNAPRKRRRNNNRRKRSDDGSTAAE is encoded by the coding sequence ATGCTGAAAAAGCTGTTCAAGTCTTTCCGCTCACCTCTGCGCCGCGCCGCTCGTCCACGCAGCACCCCTGAAGTGCTGGGCAGTCGACAACATCCGCTCAATCGTAACGAGATCAGCCGCCACGCCATCAGTGTGGTCGAACGCCTGCAGAAAGCCGGTTATCAGGCCTACCTGGTCGGCGGCTGCGTGCGCGACCTGCTGCTGGATATCGATCCGAAGGATTTCGACGTCGCCACCAGCGCTACCCCCGAGCAAGTGCGCGCCGAGTTCCGTAATGCACGAGTGATCGGTCGCCGCTTCAAGCTGGTTCACGTGCACTTCGGTCGCGAGATCATCGAAGTCGCCACCTTCCGCGCCAATCATCCACAGGGTGAGGAAGAGGAAAACAGCAACCTGGCCGCGCGCAACGAAAGTGGTCGTATCCTGCGCGATAACGTCTACGGCACCCTGGAAGACGACGCCCAGCGCCGTGACTTCACCATCAATGCGCTGTATTACGACCCGACTCAGGAGCACATTCTCGATTACGCCCGCGGCATGCATGACGTGCGTAACCACCTGGTGCGACTGATCGGCGACCCCGAGCAGCGTTATCTGGAAGATCCGGTGCGCATGCTCCGGGCAGTGCGTTTCGCCGCCAAGCTCGATTTCGATATCGAGAAGCACAGCGCCGAACCGATACGCCGCCTGGCACCGATGTTGCGCGACATACCCTCGGCGCGTCTGTTCGACGAAGTACTCAAGCTGTTTCTCACCGGTTACGCCGAGTACACCTTCGATCTGCTGCTCGAACATGACCTGTTCGCGCAACTGTTCCCGGCCAGCGGTGAAGCGCTCAAGCGCAATCCCGAGTACACCGAGAAGCTGATCCGTCAGGCGCTGATCAACACCGATGATCGCGTCCATGAGGGCAAGTCGGTCACCCCCGCCTTCCTCTTCGCGGCCATGCTCTGGCCAGCCCTTCCGGCCCGCGTGCTGCACTTGCAGGGCAAGGGCATGCCACCGATCCCCGCCATGCAGGAAGCCGCTCACGAGTTGATCACCGAGCAGTGCCAGCGCATCGCCGTGCCCAAGCGCTTCACCATCCCGATCCGCGAGATCTGGGATATGCAGGAGCGCCTGCCAAGACGCAGTGGCAAACGCGCCGACCTGCTGCTGGAGAACCCACGCTTCCGCGCCGGTTACGACTTCCTTCTGCTGCGCGAACTGGCCGGCGAAGACACCGGCGGCCTGGGCGAGTGGTGGACCGAGTACCAGGATGCCAATGACAGCCAGCGCCGGCAGATGATCCGCGATTTGGCCGGCAAGCCCGAGGCCGCGGGCAACGCCCCACGCAAACGCCGGCGCAACAACAATCGGCGCAAGCGCAGTGACGACGGCAGCACCGCCGCAGAATGA
- the folK gene encoding 2-amino-4-hydroxy-6-hydroxymethyldihydropteridine diphosphokinase, protein MMERVYIGLGSNLETPRQQLQEALGALARLPHSQLAGRSSLYASDPLGPADQPRYVNAVAALDTELEPWQLLDALQRIEQEQGRVRKAERWGPRTLDLDILLFGKRVISDERLTVPHYHMHARPFVLYPLAELDPELELPDGRHLCELLAACPFTGLERLPE, encoded by the coding sequence ATGATGGAACGGGTTTACATCGGCCTGGGCAGTAACCTGGAAACGCCCCGTCAGCAGTTGCAGGAAGCTCTCGGCGCTCTTGCCCGTCTGCCGCACAGCCAGCTGGCAGGCCGTTCCTCGTTATACGCCAGTGACCCGCTGGGCCCAGCGGATCAACCGCGCTACGTCAACGCCGTGGCAGCGCTGGATACCGAACTGGAGCCCTGGCAGTTGCTCGATGCCCTGCAACGCATCGAGCAGGAGCAGGGCCGCGTACGCAAGGCCGAACGTTGGGGACCGCGCACTCTGGATCTGGACATTCTGCTGTTCGGCAAGCGGGTGATTTCCGATGAGCGCCTGACCGTACCGCACTACCATATGCACGCTCGCCCTTTCGTACTCTACCCACTGGCTGAACTCGACCCCGAGCTGGAGCTGCCAGATGGACGCCACCTGTGCGAACTACTGGCCGCCTGCCCGTTCACCGGGCTGGAGCGTCTGCCCGAGTGA